One window of Epinephelus fuscoguttatus linkage group LG9, E.fuscoguttatus.final_Chr_v1 genomic DNA carries:
- the LOC125894786 gene encoding NLR family CARD domain-containing protein 3-like isoform X2, with the protein MDPYEEPEEGVPSAETILCGKLDSQTKAQGNHLRPPEPEPSLVSYKSDWSRDYILDFKQRNHQRPPEPEPSLVSCKSDWSRDYILDFKQRNHLRHEPPEPEPEPEPSLVSCKSDRSREIIHNFKPRNHQRPPEPEPSLVSYKSDWSRDYILDFKQRNHLRHEPPEPEPEPEPEPEPSLVSCKSDWSRDYILDFKQRNHLRQEPPEPEPSLVSCKSDRSREIIHNFKPRMDEESFEVPSGQSAQQHQTSLDSVFTLLEENIVTYVKNELKMFQKVLSTDYSKRLESEREDEVLDGRSSREAFLKITLNFLRNMKQEKLADCLQSRSRSGICQRNLKSNLQKKFRCVFEGIAKAGNPTLLNQIYTELYITEGGTAEVNVEHEIRQIETASKKPVRPETTIRQQDIFKASPGRDEPIRTVMTKGVAGIGKTVLTQKFTLDWAEDKANQDIQFTFPFTFRELNVLKEKKYSLVELVHHFFTETKEAGICRFEEFQVVFILDGLDECRFPLDFSNTKILTDVTESTSVDVLLVNLIRGKLLPSARLWITTRPAAANQIPPDCVDMVTEVRGFTDPHKKEYFRKKFKNEEQASRIISHIETSRSLHIMCHIPVFCWITATVLEDVFKIRKRGELPKTLTEMYIHFLVVQSKLKNIKYDGGSETDPHWSQNSRMMFESLGKLAFEQLQKGNLIFYESDLTECGIDIRAASVYSGVFTQIFKEERGLYQERVFCFIHLSVQEFLAALHVHLTFINSGVNLMAKDLTTSWSKFSKDRRKCLHQSAVDKALQSPNGHLDLFLRFLLGLSLQTNQKHLRDLVTQSGSSLENSQDIIRYIKKKFEENISAEKYINLFHCLNELKDCSLVNEIQQFLESGSLRTDKLSPAQWSALVFILQSSEEDLDVFDLKKYSASEEALLRLLPVVKTSNKALMSGCDLSKKSCEDLSSVLSSQSSNLRHLDLSNNDLQDAGVELLSAGLGSPHCTLETLRLNSCNLLERSCEALSPVLRSQSSSLRELDLSNNDLWDSGVKQLSTGLASRHCTLEILRLSGCLITEKGCDYLATALSSTSSRLIELDLSYNHPGHSGVKKLSAVREDPRWSMKTLRWDPSGVQWLKPGLRKYSCELTLDENTVNKNLRVSNDKRKVSNVLEAEPYLDHPERFDYWPQLLCRDGLTGRCYWEVEWRGVVDVSVTYRGISRRGDKREGLFGGSDQSWSLSCIDGGYFVCHNNKQTSSSSSSSSSSSSSSSSSSSVSGRVAVYVDCPAGTLSFYRVSSDTLIHLHTFNTTFTERLYPGFGFRSDSPHSSVSLNLSHSLK; encoded by the exons GAATCATTTGAGACATGAACctcctgaacctgaacctgaacctgaacccaGCTTAGTGTCCTGTAAGAGTGACCGGTCAAGGGAAATCATCCATAATTTTAAACCAAG gaaCCATCAGAGACCTCCTGAACCTGAACCCAGCTTAGTGTCCTATAAGAGTGACTGGTCAAGGGATTACATTCTTGATTTTAAACAAAG GAATCATTTGAGACATGAACctcctgaacctgaacctgaacctgaacctgaacc TGAACCCAGCTTAGTGTCCTGTAAGAGTGACTGGTCAAGGGATTACATTCTTGATTTTAAACAAAG gaACCATCTGAGACAAGAACCTCCTGAACCTGAACCCAGCTTAGTGTCCTGTAAGAGTGACCGGTCAAGGGAAATCATTCATAATTTTAAACCAAG AATGGACGAGGAGAGCTTCGAGGTTCCGAGTGGTCAGTCCGCCCAGCAGCACCAAACATCCCTGGACTCTGTATTCACG ctgctggaggagaacaTCGTCACATATGTGAAGAACGAGCTGAAGATGTTCCAGAAAGTTCTGAGTACAGATTACTCAAAACGCttagagagtgagagggaggatGAGGTGCTGGAcgggaggagcagcagagaggcattTCTGAAGATCACACTGAACTTCCTGAGGAACATGAAACAGGAGAAGCTGGCTGACTGTCTGCAGAGCA GAAGTCGTTCTGGAATATGCCAACGCAATCTCAAATCTAACCTGCAGAAGAAGTTccggtgtgtgtttgaggggatCGCTAAAGCAGGAAACCCAACGCTTCTCAATCAGATCTACACAgagctctacatcacagagggagGGACTGCAGAGGTCAATGTGGAACATGAGATCAGACAGATTGAAACAGCATCCAAGAAACCAGTTAGACCTGAAACAACAATCAGGCAACAAGACATCTTTAAAGCCTCACCTGGAAGAGATGAACCAATCAGAACAGTGATGACAAAGGGAGTGGCTGGCATTGGGAAAACAGTCTTAACACAGaagttcactctggactggGCTGAAGACAAAGCCAACCAGGACATACAGTTCACATTTCCATTCACCTTCAGAGAGCTGAAtgtgctgaaagagaaaaagtacAGCTTGGTGGAACTTGTGCATCACTTCTTCACTGAAACCAAAGAAGCAGGAATCTGCAGGTTTGAAGAGTTCCAGGTTGTGTTCATCCTTGACGGTCTGGATGAGTGTCGGTTTCCTCTGGACTTCAGCAACACTAAAATCCTGACTGATGTTACAGAGTCCACCTCAGTGGATGTGCTGCTGGTAAACCtcatcagggggaaactgctTCCCTCTGCTCGCCTCTGGATAACCACacgacctgcagcagccaatcagatccctcctgactgtgttgacatggtgacagaggtcagagggttCACTGACCCACACAAAAAGGAGTACTTCAGGAAGAAATTCAAAAATGAGGAACAGGCCAGCAGAATCATCTCACACATTGAGACATCCAGAAGCCTCCACATCATGTGCCAcatcccagtcttctgctggatcactgctacagttctggaggatgtttttaaaatcagaaagagaggagagctgcccaagaccctgactgaGATGTACATCCACTTCCTGGTGGTTCAGTCCAAACTGAAGAACATCAAGTATGATGGAGGATCTGAGACAGATCCACACTGGAGTCAAAACAGCAGGATGATGTTTGAGTCTCTGGGAAAATTGGCTTTTGAGCAGCTGCAGAAAGGCAACCTGATCTTCTATGAATCAGACCTGACAGAGTGTGGCATCGATATCAGAGCAGCCTCGGTGTACTCAGgagtgttcacacagatctttaaagaggagagaggactgtaccagGAAAGGGTGTTCTGCTTCATCCATCTGAGCgttcaggagtttctggctgCTCTTCATGTCCATCTGACCTTCATCAACTCTGGAGTCAATCTGATGGCCAAAGATCTAACAACCTCATGGTCGAAATTCAGTAAAGATAGAAGGAAGTGTCTCCACCAGAGTGCTGTGGACAAGGCCTTACAGAGTCCAAATGGACACCTCGACTTGTTCCTTCGCTTCCTCCTGGGTCTTTCACTGCAGACCAATCAGAAGCACCTACGAGACCTTGTGACACAGTCAGGAAGTAGCTTGGAGAACAGTCAGGATATAATCCGGTACATCAAGAAGAAGTTCGAGGAAAATATCTCTGCAGAGAAATACATCAATCTGTTCCACTGTCTGAATGAACTGAAGGattgttctctggtgaatgagATCCAGCAGTTCCTGGAATCAGGAAGTCTCCGCACAGATAAACTGTCTCCTGCTCAGTGGTCAGCTCTGGTCTTCATCTTACAGTCATCAGAAGAAGATCTGGACGTGTTTGACCTGAAGAAATACTCAGCTTCAGAGGAAGCTcttctgaggctgctgccagTTGTGAAAACCTCCAACAAAGCTCT AATGAGTGGCTGTGACCTCTCAAAGAAAAGCTGTGAAGATCTGTCCTCAGTCCTCAGCTCTCAGTCCTCTAATCTGAGACACCTGGACCTGAGTAACAACGACCTGCAGGATGCAGGAGTGGAGCTGCTATCTGCTGGACTGGGGAGTCCACACTGTACACTTGAAACTCTCAG GCTGAATAGCTGTAACCTCTTGGAGAGAAGCTGTGAAGCTCTGTCCCCAGTTCTCCGCTCTCAGTCCTCCAGTCTGAGAGAGTTGGACCTGAGTAACAACGACCTGtgggattcaggagtgaagcagctGTCCACTGGACTGGCGAGTCGACACTGCACACTGGAAATTCTCAG gCTGTCCGGCTGTCTGATCACAGAGAAAGGCTGTGATTATCTGGCTACAGCTTTGAGCTCCACATCCTCCCGTCTGATAGAGCTGGACCTGAGTTACAATCATCCAGGACACTCGGGGGTGAAGAAGCTGTCTGCTGTACGGGAGGATCCACGCTGGAGCATGAAAACTCTGAG GTGGGATCCCAGTGGAGTCCAGTGGTTGAAACCAGGTCTGAGGAAGT ATTCCTGTGAGCTCACCCTCGACGAAAACACAGTCAACAAAAACCTCAGAGTGTCTAATGACAAGAGGAAGGTGTCTAATGTGTTAGAGGCTGAGCCATATCTTGATCATCCAGAGAGATTTGACTACTGGCCTCAGCTGCTGTGTAGAGATGGTTTGACTGGTCGctgttactgggaggtggagtggagaggAGTGGTGGATGTATCAGTGACCTACAGAGGAATcagcaggagaggagacaaaCGTGAAGGCTTGTTTGGAGGGAGTGATCAGTCCTGGAGTCTGAGCTGCATTGATGGTGGTTATTTTGTctgtcacaacaacaaacaaacctcctcctcctcctcctcctcctcctcctcctcctcctcctcctcctcctcctcctcggtcTCTGGTAGAGTAGCAGTGTATGTGGACTGTCCTGCTGGCACTCTGTCCTTCTACAGAgtctcctctgacacactgaTCCACCTCCACACCTTCAACACCACATTCACCGAACGTCTTTATCCTGGGTTTGGGTTCAGGTCAGATTCTCCTCATTCCTCAGTGTCACTAAACCTGAGCCACAGTTTAAAATAA
- the LOC125894786 gene encoding NLR family CARD domain-containing protein 3-like isoform X5 has protein sequence MDPYEEPEEGVPSAETILCGKLDSQTKAQGNHLRPPEPEPSLVSYKSDWSRDYILDFKQRNHQRPPEPEPSLVSCKSDWSRDYILDFKQRNHQRPPEPEPSLVSYKSDWSRDYILDFKQRNHLRHEPPEPEPEPEPEPSLVSCKSDRSREIIHNFKPRNHQRPPEPEPSLVSCKSDWSRDYILDFKQRNHLRQEPPEPEPSLVSCKSDRSREIIHNFKPRMDEESFEVPSGQSAQQHQTSLDSVFTLLEENIVTYVKNELKMFQKVLSTDYSKRLESEREDEVLDGRSSREAFLKITLNFLRNMKQEKLADCLQSRSRSGICQRNLKSNLQKKFRCVFEGIAKAGNPTLLNQIYTELYITEGGTAEVNVEHEIRQIETASKKPVRPETTIRQQDIFKASPGRDEPIRTVMTKGVAGIGKTVLTQKFTLDWAEDKANQDIQFTFPFTFRELNVLKEKKYSLVELVHHFFTETKEAGICRFEEFQVVFILDGLDECRFPLDFSNTKILTDVTESTSVDVLLVNLIRGKLLPSARLWITTRPAAANQIPPDCVDMVTEVRGFTDPHKKEYFRKKFKNEEQASRIISHIETSRSLHIMCHIPVFCWITATVLEDVFKIRKRGELPKTLTEMYIHFLVVQSKLKNIKYDGGSETDPHWSQNSRMMFESLGKLAFEQLQKGNLIFYESDLTECGIDIRAASVYSGVFTQIFKEERGLYQERVFCFIHLSVQEFLAALHVHLTFINSGVNLMAKDLTTSWSKFSKDRRKCLHQSAVDKALQSPNGHLDLFLRFLLGLSLQTNQKHLRDLVTQSGSSLENSQDIIRYIKKKFEENISAEKYINLFHCLNELKDCSLVNEIQQFLESGSLRTDKLSPAQWSALVFILQSSEEDLDVFDLKKYSASEEALLRLLPVVKTSNKALMSGCDLSKKSCEDLSSVLSSQSSNLRHLDLSNNDLQDAGVELLSAGLGSPHCTLETLRLNSCNLLERSCEALSPVLRSQSSSLRELDLSNNDLWDSGVKQLSTGLASRHCTLEILRLSGCLITEKGCDYLATALSSTSSRLIELDLSYNHPGHSGVKKLSAVREDPRWSMKTLRWDPSGVQWLKPGLRKYSCELTLDENTVNKNLRVSNDKRKVSNVLEAEPYLDHPERFDYWPQLLCRDGLTGRCYWEVEWRGVVDVSVTYRGISRRGDKREGLFGGSDQSWSLSCIDGGYFVCHNNKQTSSSSSSSSSSSSSSSSSSSVSGRVAVYVDCPAGTLSFYRVSSDTLIHLHTFNTTFTERLYPGFGFRSDSPHSSVSLNLSHSLK, from the exons gaaCCATCAGAGACCTCCTGAACCTGAACCCAGCTTAGTGTCCTATAAGAGTGACTGGTCAAGGGATTACATTCTTGATTTTAAACAAAG GAATCATTTGAGACATGAACctcctgaacctgaacctgaacctgaacctgaacccaGCTTAGTGTCCTGTAAGAGTGACCGGTCAAGGGAAATCATCCATAATTTTAAACCAAG gaaCCATCAGAGACCTCCTGAACCTGAACCCAGCTTAGTGTCCTGTAAGAGTGACTGGTCAAGGGATTACATTCTTGATTTTAAACAAAG gaACCATCTGAGACAAGAACCTCCTGAACCTGAACCCAGCTTAGTGTCCTGTAAGAGTGACCGGTCAAGGGAAATCATTCATAATTTTAAACCAAG AATGGACGAGGAGAGCTTCGAGGTTCCGAGTGGTCAGTCCGCCCAGCAGCACCAAACATCCCTGGACTCTGTATTCACG ctgctggaggagaacaTCGTCACATATGTGAAGAACGAGCTGAAGATGTTCCAGAAAGTTCTGAGTACAGATTACTCAAAACGCttagagagtgagagggaggatGAGGTGCTGGAcgggaggagcagcagagaggcattTCTGAAGATCACACTGAACTTCCTGAGGAACATGAAACAGGAGAAGCTGGCTGACTGTCTGCAGAGCA GAAGTCGTTCTGGAATATGCCAACGCAATCTCAAATCTAACCTGCAGAAGAAGTTccggtgtgtgtttgaggggatCGCTAAAGCAGGAAACCCAACGCTTCTCAATCAGATCTACACAgagctctacatcacagagggagGGACTGCAGAGGTCAATGTGGAACATGAGATCAGACAGATTGAAACAGCATCCAAGAAACCAGTTAGACCTGAAACAACAATCAGGCAACAAGACATCTTTAAAGCCTCACCTGGAAGAGATGAACCAATCAGAACAGTGATGACAAAGGGAGTGGCTGGCATTGGGAAAACAGTCTTAACACAGaagttcactctggactggGCTGAAGACAAAGCCAACCAGGACATACAGTTCACATTTCCATTCACCTTCAGAGAGCTGAAtgtgctgaaagagaaaaagtacAGCTTGGTGGAACTTGTGCATCACTTCTTCACTGAAACCAAAGAAGCAGGAATCTGCAGGTTTGAAGAGTTCCAGGTTGTGTTCATCCTTGACGGTCTGGATGAGTGTCGGTTTCCTCTGGACTTCAGCAACACTAAAATCCTGACTGATGTTACAGAGTCCACCTCAGTGGATGTGCTGCTGGTAAACCtcatcagggggaaactgctTCCCTCTGCTCGCCTCTGGATAACCACacgacctgcagcagccaatcagatccctcctgactgtgttgacatggtgacagaggtcagagggttCACTGACCCACACAAAAAGGAGTACTTCAGGAAGAAATTCAAAAATGAGGAACAGGCCAGCAGAATCATCTCACACATTGAGACATCCAGAAGCCTCCACATCATGTGCCAcatcccagtcttctgctggatcactgctacagttctggaggatgtttttaaaatcagaaagagaggagagctgcccaagaccctgactgaGATGTACATCCACTTCCTGGTGGTTCAGTCCAAACTGAAGAACATCAAGTATGATGGAGGATCTGAGACAGATCCACACTGGAGTCAAAACAGCAGGATGATGTTTGAGTCTCTGGGAAAATTGGCTTTTGAGCAGCTGCAGAAAGGCAACCTGATCTTCTATGAATCAGACCTGACAGAGTGTGGCATCGATATCAGAGCAGCCTCGGTGTACTCAGgagtgttcacacagatctttaaagaggagagaggactgtaccagGAAAGGGTGTTCTGCTTCATCCATCTGAGCgttcaggagtttctggctgCTCTTCATGTCCATCTGACCTTCATCAACTCTGGAGTCAATCTGATGGCCAAAGATCTAACAACCTCATGGTCGAAATTCAGTAAAGATAGAAGGAAGTGTCTCCACCAGAGTGCTGTGGACAAGGCCTTACAGAGTCCAAATGGACACCTCGACTTGTTCCTTCGCTTCCTCCTGGGTCTTTCACTGCAGACCAATCAGAAGCACCTACGAGACCTTGTGACACAGTCAGGAAGTAGCTTGGAGAACAGTCAGGATATAATCCGGTACATCAAGAAGAAGTTCGAGGAAAATATCTCTGCAGAGAAATACATCAATCTGTTCCACTGTCTGAATGAACTGAAGGattgttctctggtgaatgagATCCAGCAGTTCCTGGAATCAGGAAGTCTCCGCACAGATAAACTGTCTCCTGCTCAGTGGTCAGCTCTGGTCTTCATCTTACAGTCATCAGAAGAAGATCTGGACGTGTTTGACCTGAAGAAATACTCAGCTTCAGAGGAAGCTcttctgaggctgctgccagTTGTGAAAACCTCCAACAAAGCTCT AATGAGTGGCTGTGACCTCTCAAAGAAAAGCTGTGAAGATCTGTCCTCAGTCCTCAGCTCTCAGTCCTCTAATCTGAGACACCTGGACCTGAGTAACAACGACCTGCAGGATGCAGGAGTGGAGCTGCTATCTGCTGGACTGGGGAGTCCACACTGTACACTTGAAACTCTCAG GCTGAATAGCTGTAACCTCTTGGAGAGAAGCTGTGAAGCTCTGTCCCCAGTTCTCCGCTCTCAGTCCTCCAGTCTGAGAGAGTTGGACCTGAGTAACAACGACCTGtgggattcaggagtgaagcagctGTCCACTGGACTGGCGAGTCGACACTGCACACTGGAAATTCTCAG gCTGTCCGGCTGTCTGATCACAGAGAAAGGCTGTGATTATCTGGCTACAGCTTTGAGCTCCACATCCTCCCGTCTGATAGAGCTGGACCTGAGTTACAATCATCCAGGACACTCGGGGGTGAAGAAGCTGTCTGCTGTACGGGAGGATCCACGCTGGAGCATGAAAACTCTGAG GTGGGATCCCAGTGGAGTCCAGTGGTTGAAACCAGGTCTGAGGAAGT ATTCCTGTGAGCTCACCCTCGACGAAAACACAGTCAACAAAAACCTCAGAGTGTCTAATGACAAGAGGAAGGTGTCTAATGTGTTAGAGGCTGAGCCATATCTTGATCATCCAGAGAGATTTGACTACTGGCCTCAGCTGCTGTGTAGAGATGGTTTGACTGGTCGctgttactgggaggtggagtggagaggAGTGGTGGATGTATCAGTGACCTACAGAGGAATcagcaggagaggagacaaaCGTGAAGGCTTGTTTGGAGGGAGTGATCAGTCCTGGAGTCTGAGCTGCATTGATGGTGGTTATTTTGTctgtcacaacaacaaacaaacctcctcctcctcctcctcctcctcctcctcctcctcctcctcctcctcctcctcctcggtcTCTGGTAGAGTAGCAGTGTATGTGGACTGTCCTGCTGGCACTCTGTCCTTCTACAGAgtctcctctgacacactgaTCCACCTCCACACCTTCAACACCACATTCACCGAACGTCTTTATCCTGGGTTTGGGTTCAGGTCAGATTCTCCTCATTCCTCAGTGTCACTAAACCTGAGCCACAGTTTAAAATAA
- the LOC125894786 gene encoding NLR family CARD domain-containing protein 3-like isoform X14 codes for MDPYEEPEEGVPSAETILCGKLDSQTKAQGNHQRPPEPEPSLVSYKSDWSRDYILDFKQRNHLRHEPPEPEPEPEPEPSLVSCKSDRSREIIHNFKPRNHQRPPEPEPSLVSCKSDWSRDYILDFKQRNHLRQEPPEPEPSLVSCKSDRSREIIHNFKPRMDEESFEVPSGQSAQQHQTSLDSVFTLLEENIVTYVKNELKMFQKVLSTDYSKRLESEREDEVLDGRSSREAFLKITLNFLRNMKQEKLADCLQSRSRSGICQRNLKSNLQKKFRCVFEGIAKAGNPTLLNQIYTELYITEGGTAEVNVEHEIRQIETASKKPVRPETTIRQQDIFKASPGRDEPIRTVMTKGVAGIGKTVLTQKFTLDWAEDKANQDIQFTFPFTFRELNVLKEKKYSLVELVHHFFTETKEAGICRFEEFQVVFILDGLDECRFPLDFSNTKILTDVTESTSVDVLLVNLIRGKLLPSARLWITTRPAAANQIPPDCVDMVTEVRGFTDPHKKEYFRKKFKNEEQASRIISHIETSRSLHIMCHIPVFCWITATVLEDVFKIRKRGELPKTLTEMYIHFLVVQSKLKNIKYDGGSETDPHWSQNSRMMFESLGKLAFEQLQKGNLIFYESDLTECGIDIRAASVYSGVFTQIFKEERGLYQERVFCFIHLSVQEFLAALHVHLTFINSGVNLMAKDLTTSWSKFSKDRRKCLHQSAVDKALQSPNGHLDLFLRFLLGLSLQTNQKHLRDLVTQSGSSLENSQDIIRYIKKKFEENISAEKYINLFHCLNELKDCSLVNEIQQFLESGSLRTDKLSPAQWSALVFILQSSEEDLDVFDLKKYSASEEALLRLLPVVKTSNKALMSGCDLSKKSCEDLSSVLSSQSSNLRHLDLSNNDLQDAGVELLSAGLGSPHCTLETLRLNSCNLLERSCEALSPVLRSQSSSLRELDLSNNDLWDSGVKQLSTGLASRHCTLEILRLSGCLITEKGCDYLATALSSTSSRLIELDLSYNHPGHSGVKKLSAVREDPRWSMKTLRWDPSGVQWLKPGLRKYSCELTLDENTVNKNLRVSNDKRKVSNVLEAEPYLDHPERFDYWPQLLCRDGLTGRCYWEVEWRGVVDVSVTYRGISRRGDKREGLFGGSDQSWSLSCIDGGYFVCHNNKQTSSSSSSSSSSSSSSSSSSSVSGRVAVYVDCPAGTLSFYRVSSDTLIHLHTFNTTFTERLYPGFGFRSDSPHSSVSLNLSHSLK; via the exons gaaCCATCAGAGACCTCCTGAACCTGAACCCAGCTTAGTGTCCTATAAGAGTGACTGGTCAAGGGATTACATTCTTGATTTTAAACAAAG GAATCATTTGAGACATGAACctcctgaacctgaacctgaacctgaacctgaacccaGCTTAGTGTCCTGTAAGAGTGACCGGTCAAGGGAAATCATCCATAATTTTAAACCAAG gaaCCATCAGAGACCTCCTGAACCTGAACCCAGCTTAGTGTCCTGTAAGAGTGACTGGTCAAGGGATTACATTCTTGATTTTAAACAAAG gaACCATCTGAGACAAGAACCTCCTGAACCTGAACCCAGCTTAGTGTCCTGTAAGAGTGACCGGTCAAGGGAAATCATTCATAATTTTAAACCAAG AATGGACGAGGAGAGCTTCGAGGTTCCGAGTGGTCAGTCCGCCCAGCAGCACCAAACATCCCTGGACTCTGTATTCACG ctgctggaggagaacaTCGTCACATATGTGAAGAACGAGCTGAAGATGTTCCAGAAAGTTCTGAGTACAGATTACTCAAAACGCttagagagtgagagggaggatGAGGTGCTGGAcgggaggagcagcagagaggcattTCTGAAGATCACACTGAACTTCCTGAGGAACATGAAACAGGAGAAGCTGGCTGACTGTCTGCAGAGCA GAAGTCGTTCTGGAATATGCCAACGCAATCTCAAATCTAACCTGCAGAAGAAGTTccggtgtgtgtttgaggggatCGCTAAAGCAGGAAACCCAACGCTTCTCAATCAGATCTACACAgagctctacatcacagagggagGGACTGCAGAGGTCAATGTGGAACATGAGATCAGACAGATTGAAACAGCATCCAAGAAACCAGTTAGACCTGAAACAACAATCAGGCAACAAGACATCTTTAAAGCCTCACCTGGAAGAGATGAACCAATCAGAACAGTGATGACAAAGGGAGTGGCTGGCATTGGGAAAACAGTCTTAACACAGaagttcactctggactggGCTGAAGACAAAGCCAACCAGGACATACAGTTCACATTTCCATTCACCTTCAGAGAGCTGAAtgtgctgaaagagaaaaagtacAGCTTGGTGGAACTTGTGCATCACTTCTTCACTGAAACCAAAGAAGCAGGAATCTGCAGGTTTGAAGAGTTCCAGGTTGTGTTCATCCTTGACGGTCTGGATGAGTGTCGGTTTCCTCTGGACTTCAGCAACACTAAAATCCTGACTGATGTTACAGAGTCCACCTCAGTGGATGTGCTGCTGGTAAACCtcatcagggggaaactgctTCCCTCTGCTCGCCTCTGGATAACCACacgacctgcagcagccaatcagatccctcctgactgtgttgacatggtgacagaggtcagagggttCACTGACCCACACAAAAAGGAGTACTTCAGGAAGAAATTCAAAAATGAGGAACAGGCCAGCAGAATCATCTCACACATTGAGACATCCAGAAGCCTCCACATCATGTGCCAcatcccagtcttctgctggatcactgctacagttctggaggatgtttttaaaatcagaaagagaggagagctgcccaagaccctgactgaGATGTACATCCACTTCCTGGTGGTTCAGTCCAAACTGAAGAACATCAAGTATGATGGAGGATCTGAGACAGATCCACACTGGAGTCAAAACAGCAGGATGATGTTTGAGTCTCTGGGAAAATTGGCTTTTGAGCAGCTGCAGAAAGGCAACCTGATCTTCTATGAATCAGACCTGACAGAGTGTGGCATCGATATCAGAGCAGCCTCGGTGTACTCAGgagtgttcacacagatctttaaagaggagagaggactgtaccagGAAAGGGTGTTCTGCTTCATCCATCTGAGCgttcaggagtttctggctgCTCTTCATGTCCATCTGACCTTCATCAACTCTGGAGTCAATCTGATGGCCAAAGATCTAACAACCTCATGGTCGAAATTCAGTAAAGATAGAAGGAAGTGTCTCCACCAGAGTGCTGTGGACAAGGCCTTACAGAGTCCAAATGGACACCTCGACTTGTTCCTTCGCTTCCTCCTGGGTCTTTCACTGCAGACCAATCAGAAGCACCTACGAGACCTTGTGACACAGTCAGGAAGTAGCTTGGAGAACAGTCAGGATATAATCCGGTACATCAAGAAGAAGTTCGAGGAAAATATCTCTGCAGAGAAATACATCAATCTGTTCCACTGTCTGAATGAACTGAAGGattgttctctggtgaatgagATCCAGCAGTTCCTGGAATCAGGAAGTCTCCGCACAGATAAACTGTCTCCTGCTCAGTGGTCAGCTCTGGTCTTCATCTTACAGTCATCAGAAGAAGATCTGGACGTGTTTGACCTGAAGAAATACTCAGCTTCAGAGGAAGCTcttctgaggctgctgccagTTGTGAAAACCTCCAACAAAGCTCT AATGAGTGGCTGTGACCTCTCAAAGAAAAGCTGTGAAGATCTGTCCTCAGTCCTCAGCTCTCAGTCCTCTAATCTGAGACACCTGGACCTGAGTAACAACGACCTGCAGGATGCAGGAGTGGAGCTGCTATCTGCTGGACTGGGGAGTCCACACTGTACACTTGAAACTCTCAG GCTGAATAGCTGTAACCTCTTGGAGAGAAGCTGTGAAGCTCTGTCCCCAGTTCTCCGCTCTCAGTCCTCCAGTCTGAGAGAGTTGGACCTGAGTAACAACGACCTGtgggattcaggagtgaagcagctGTCCACTGGACTGGCGAGTCGACACTGCACACTGGAAATTCTCAG gCTGTCCGGCTGTCTGATCACAGAGAAAGGCTGTGATTATCTGGCTACAGCTTTGAGCTCCACATCCTCCCGTCTGATAGAGCTGGACCTGAGTTACAATCATCCAGGACACTCGGGGGTGAAGAAGCTGTCTGCTGTACGGGAGGATCCACGCTGGAGCATGAAAACTCTGAG GTGGGATCCCAGTGGAGTCCAGTGGTTGAAACCAGGTCTGAGGAAGT ATTCCTGTGAGCTCACCCTCGACGAAAACACAGTCAACAAAAACCTCAGAGTGTCTAATGACAAGAGGAAGGTGTCTAATGTGTTAGAGGCTGAGCCATATCTTGATCATCCAGAGAGATTTGACTACTGGCCTCAGCTGCTGTGTAGAGATGGTTTGACTGGTCGctgttactgggaggtggagtggagaggAGTGGTGGATGTATCAGTGACCTACAGAGGAATcagcaggagaggagacaaaCGTGAAGGCTTGTTTGGAGGGAGTGATCAGTCCTGGAGTCTGAGCTGCATTGATGGTGGTTATTTTGTctgtcacaacaacaaacaaacctcctcctcctcctcctcctcctcctcctcctcctcctcctcctcctcctcctcctcggtcTCTGGTAGAGTAGCAGTGTATGTGGACTGTCCTGCTGGCACTCTGTCCTTCTACAGAgtctcctctgacacactgaTCCACCTCCACACCTTCAACACCACATTCACCGAACGTCTTTATCCTGGGTTTGGGTTCAGGTCAGATTCTCCTCATTCCTCAGTGTCACTAAACCTGAGCCACAGTTTAAAATAA